The Blastopirellula marina genome contains the following window.
GCCGAAGCGTTTGGTCGGCACTTAGCCTCGTTGCCTGTTTCGGCGTTCGCCTTGGTGCTGGTTGCCCACGCTGGTGGCGCATTCGGCGGAGCAGCTTTCGCACGGCTGGTCGAAGGGGAAGCGATCTGGAAAGAATCGCTGGTGATTGGGCTGATCTTCACCGCAATGGGAATCGTCAACGCGATTTCGCTCGGCATGCCATTGTGGTTCACGGTCATCGACCTTCCGCTTTATTTGCCGGCGGCGATGCTCGGGGGATTTTCCCTCGACATGGTACTTAGCCGTCAAGAGATGCCAACAATGAAGAAAGCCAGCGCATAAAAAAAGTCGAGGAGCTCAAATTGAACTCCTCGACTCGGAATCGTGTGAGGCAGCTGCGACTACGGCATGATGACCTTATTGATGACGTGGATCACGCCATTCGAGCATTCGATGTCCGCTTTGACGACCTTTGCTTCGTCGATCATCACGTTGCCATCTTTGACTTCGATGTCGATAGTCGAGCCTTCAACGGTCTTGGCTTCTTTCAATTTCATCGCGTCCTTGGCCATCACTTTGCCTGGCACGACGTGATAGGTCAGAATCTTGACAAGCTTTTCCTTATTTTCTGGCTTCAACAGCGTTTCAACCGTGCCGTCTGGCAATGCGGCAAAGGCTTCGTCGGTTGGAGCAAAAACAGTGAATGGACCTTTGCTCTTGAGTGTCTCAACCAAGTCGGCTTCCGTGACGGCGGCGACCAAGGTCTTGAACTTACCAGCGGATACCGCGGTGTCGACAATGTCCTTCGTGTCTGCAGCGTGGACGGAAGAAGCGGCCAGAGCGAGCATGCACGTTACAGCGAGAGCGATTCGTCGGAATGCCATTTGGGATTACCTTTTTCGAGCGTGGAGTTATGTTTGAAACAGTTCTCACCCAACGAGCGGACGGCCACGCATCAATGCGATCGCCTAAGCCCTGCCCAACTGGGAATCAGGAAAACGAGATCTCGCGTTACGTGCCTCAACCGGAAAGACGTTGCAACGATTAACAGAACTTTTTCGAGAAACCGAGCGAATGTTTTTTGATAGACCAAATCGATCAAAGCAGAGTTATTGGTCGATTTGAACTCACTCCCAACGAATCCGCGACACAATCACGTTCTTCTCGCCGGGGGTCGTCGTTCGCTTGGCAACCACGATCCAGCTTTCCTGCGGCGTGATGTCGCAGACCCCAAAGTTACCCATCGCTGCGGAACCTTCTTTCGGGACGACAATCTGCTCGGTCTGGCGAAGGATGCGATGGGTCGTGGGATCGATTTTCGCCAGGAAGATTGGGGCTCGGTGTCGCATGACGTCGTCGTTGTCAGCACCACGGCGGGTGTAAGCCAAGTACAAACCACCGGGCCGAGCCAGAAAATGTTGCTGCGTGTTGTAGCTGCCTAGCTCCTGGCCGTCATCGAATCGCCACTTTTCCGCTTCGCTGAAATGAAGGCCATCGTCGCTGGTGCTGACGTAAGCGGCCTTGTCGTTTCGCATCGTGAGATAGTACGTGTCCTCGAATTTCGCCAGAGAGGGCTCGCTCATCCCGCGGCCAAAATCGAGTTTATGCTGGCTGCCGTGCTCCACGTATTTCAGCGTGGTGCCGTCGAACTTGCAGCGAGCGACCGCCGCGTAGTGAATGCTGTTGTTGTGCTCGCCAAAGTAGAACGGCAACAGCAGTTCTCCATTTGGCTGGACCACCCATTGGGCACAGCCACTCCGTTTGTAAGGCCACCGAAATGACTCCGGAAACGCGACCGTTCGCCAGTCACTCCACGCGTTGTCTTCAGGATCGTAGACGGCGTAAAAGATATCACTTTGCCCGCCTGGTATATCCTTCTGCGTTAGCGGATCGACGTAAAACGTGGCCCCGATCAGCAGCACCTTGCCCGTTTGTGGATGATACTGCGGCGTCGCATCGACCGGTACCACCAAGTACGAAGCCAAGTCCTTTTGGTCTGGCGTTCGCACCTCAAGTTCGTCGTGAGACTTCGGCCCGTCCCAGGTTCGCCCCAGATCGGGGCTTGTGGCACTCACGATCCCAGCGTAGTTGTGCGTCCCCTTCATTCCGTGCGGCTGCATCGTCAACAGAATCGAGGGATTTTCATCGCCCGCTTGCGGAATCGCCGTCGCCCGGGCCTGAAACCAAAACGCATCGCTGGGGCAAGGGAAATGATGCTCGATCGTCACTGAAAACTCAGGGTCCGCCGCAGTGGCTAGGCTTGCCAAGCCTACCAACAGAAGACCGACCCAAAATGATTGCCAGCGCATCAGAATTCTCCTTGTTTGCCGAAGCGGCTGCGGGCTATCGCGCCGAACTCGATGGCCGCAGCGTCGATGTTGGCCAGTACTTCCTCTTTGCCTCCCAGCGTCAAGTTACGAGCAGCAGCGATCACGGTGGCGTGTTCGTTGTCGTCCATAAATTTCGCGGCTTCGACCAATTGGCGAGCTTCCTCTGGCTGGACGACCAAAAAGCCGTGCTTGTCGGCATGGATCAAATCGCCTGGGTTTACGCGGCGGCCGAAAACATCGACAGGGCAGTTCCAACGCACCGGATGGACAAAGCCATGCCCGACACACAGCCGCTTGGCGATTGCTTTGAAACCGACGCCAGTCATCTCGTCCAAGTCGCGAATCGCCCCGTCCGTGATCGTACCGACACAACCGAGCGTGCGATGAATGTTCGAGTTGACCTCGCCCCAAAATGCGCCGACATACGCAGGCTTATCCAGATCTTGCACTACCACAATTTTTGGACCGGGCACACTGGCCATGTAACGCCGGTACTCACTAAACGCGGTTGGCGAATTCGCTTTGTGCGACGGATTACTCGGTTCGATCACCACCGTCACTGCCACGCCGACCATCGCCCCCATGTGCGGCATGAAGTCGCGCGTCTCCTCCAAATTGAATCCTTCACTGGCCGGATTTCGCTGCGTGATCTGCTCCCAACCGTTGTAAACCGTCGGCGTATTCCAGCTCTTCAATTGAACGAATTCTTCCGCGGAAAGAGGACGATCCGCAGGCGAGGGTTCTGGGGACATGGTGCTTCCCTTACTTGGCATGGCATGATGAGGAGAGGTGGGGAAGCGTTTATTGTTGTGAACGCGATTGACGATTGCAAACTCATGTTCCTCGCCCAAGCACTCGACGTTCCTCAAGTGTCGTCCTCTGGCAATACTTCCAAAATCAGCGGGCGGTGGTTTGCAGAGTTGGGCGTCAGCCGGACGCGTGCTCTTCGGCCAATCGGCACCATGAAGAATCCCAGCGGGCGATGCATACGTCGGACACTGCGGCAGAGAATCTCGTTACCATCTTCCAGCTTGACGACGACACAGCCGGCATCGGTTCCAATGATGGTTCCGAATGCTTCCTGTGGTTCCATGTTGGTCCTTTCTTCAACCAAACGCTTGCTCCAACGATCCTCTTCGACTCGGTTCGTGGCCGCTATTCAAGATGCTGATTATGACTTCTCAACCGATTATCGCCCTTTGCTATGAGGCGAAAATGCCCTTCCTCGTCCTCAAAACCGTGCTAAGTTTCGGTGGAGACAAAGGTCTCCTGCTCCTTCGACACCCACCTTTATTTGCTGACCTGGAGACCTTTCCTCATGTGTGATTCTCACTCGAATTCACGTCGTACGTTCATGCGTAACACGGCTTTGGCTGCTGGGGCTTTGGGCTTGAGCCCGCTTTCGTCCCTTTCGGCCGACACCAAACCGACGTCGCTGGTCCCCGACGATATCTTGTCGGAACTGGTTGCTGGCAACATCCGCTTCGCCAGCGGAAAGCCCACCGTCGAGCCTCGTACGCCAGCCGACTTCGCGCGAGACGCGCAAGGTCAGGCCCCGCCTGCGATCGTCCTGGGCTGTGCCGATTCGCGTGTTCCGCCAGAGATCGTCTTTGACCAACCGGTCGGTGGCCTATTCACTTTGCGAGTGGCTGGCAACATGATAGGTTCCGGCCCGATTCTGCTGGGCAGCGTCGAGTTCGCCGTCGCCGAACTCGGTGCCCGCGTAATCGTTGTGATGGGTCACAGTTCGTGCGGTGCTTGCCGGGCGGCGATCGACCACATCGATAACAACGAAACCCTGCCAGGCGCGATCGAAGGCATGGTCGATTACATTCGCCCGGTCGTTCGTCAGGAACAAGGCAAGCCCGGCGACAAGCTGGTCAACGTCACCAAAGCCAACGCTTTGTACAACGCCAAGAAGCTGGCCAAGACCGGGAGCATTATCCCCAACTTTGTCGATAGTGGCAAAGTGAAAATCGTCGGCGCCTACTACAACCTGTCAACCGGCGTTGTTGATTTCCTGGATGCCTAATCGCTCGCAAACTTGACCGCTGGGGACCTGTTTACGCCGATCCCCAGTTGGTCATTCTGCGATGCGGGATCTCGCATTCATAGAAGACATCGCCATAGGCTGCGAAGCCATGCTTGGCATAGAAACCGATCTTGTCTTCTTGCGAGTTCAAAAAGACCTTCTCGTGCCCTGCTTCGCTTAAGTGCTGCATGATAAAGGCCATCAGCTTGGCTCCCACCCCGGTACCACGCTGCGACTTTCGCACGGCGAACCGCGAAATCCTGGTCGCCTGATCCCCGTGAATCACCCGCGCGGTGGCGACGACGTTTCCCTTGTAAATCGCAACATAGTGCTGTGAGGTCGGGTCGAGCGCATCGTATTCCTCTTCCTCCGGAACGTTTTGCTCCAGGACGAAGACCTCGCGCCGAAGCCCCATGGCCAGGTTGGCCAACTCGCTGAAAAAGGGAACCGGCAAAATGTGAACGGTGCTCATACTTACTTCTTCGTTGCTCTCCCGCCTGCCAAGCGATGCCAGGCAGCAATGCGGAAAACATCTGGTGCGGAGATCGGCATTGGAAAAAACGTCAAGTGATGGCTTACGACGTTGGTTTTAGTATATTGATTCGTTGCTTTTCTCCCCACCCCCACGGACTGCTCCTCCGAGAACCGCCATGCCCGAAAAAGACTTCGCGCCGATTGAGAATGACTACGCCTTTTTCATGGCCCATGCCACCGAAGCGGAAAGCGACATCGTGGCCTATCAGCGTGAACTGGCCGACTTCCTGCTCGACCGCACTTCGATTCGCATGCTCGACTTCGGCTGTGGCAACGGCGACTTCTCGGCCCCGCTACTCAACGCGCTAAACTTGCCGCCCGAGGTGCTGTATCTTTCCCTCTGCGAACCGGTCACCCATCAGCTCGATCAGGCCGCCGAACGTGTAGCCCGGTTCAGCCATCACTCGGTCGAAACGCTTGAGGACGTTTCCTCGGCCAAGGATCAGCAGTTCGATTTAATCCTCTCGAACCATGTCCTGTATTATGTCCAGGATCTCTCGCAAACCATCGGCGAGATGCGCCGCACCTTGCAGCCGGAAGGCAAGCTGGCGTTTGCGATCGCCAATGCCGAGAACGTGATCGTCGCCATCTGGAAGGCTGGCTTCGCCCTGATCAACCAGCCGGTGCCGTATTACATGTCGGAAGATGTCCAGCGAGTCCTGGCCGAACAAGGCTTTGCCGTCCAAAAGACGGAAGCCAAGTTCCAAATGCGTTTCCCCGATTCGGAAGAGAACCGAATGAAAATTCTTCGCTTCTGCTTCGGCCACCACTTGGAAGGCATCCCCTTGCCACAGCTACTCGGCATGTTCGATCCGTATCAACAAGACGGAACCATTGTCATCGACACCTACAGCGATCACCTGCTGGCAGAATTGAAGCCGGAAGGTTAAACGCGAGATACTACCACAAACAAAGAGTCCTAATACCTTACATTAGTCCTAGAAGTAATGCCACCAATAAACTGTGCACATCGCCATTAGATCTCTATGTATCGTGGGCATCCTATGCTTTCATTGTGGTGCTTTTATTTTTCTGCGCTATGGACAACCAATCGGAATTCCTTTTTTGGGATCACAGGCTGCCATCATCGGAGTTTGGGTTGCAATTGGCAGGCAGGATATACGACTAAGAATAGCTGTCCTTTTCGGTTCCTGTTTCTGGCTCGACTTGTCAATTGAAAATGTATTATTTTTTTACCCATGGTTGGCCGGTGGAATCGGGATGCTCGTTGGTTTGACAGGAGCTATTGCCTCAGTGATTCAATATTGGACAGTACGCACCGAGAACAATTGGCAGTACAGCGTCTATGACTTGCTGACATTCTTGTCGATGTCCTGCATCTGGATATTTTTCTGGGGGAATGATGTCCTTGATATGTTTATGTCAGTCGACCACATCTACTACATAGAAGATGTCACTTATGGGTTAGCAATGACATCGTTGTGCTCGATAGCCTGTTACTGTGTTGCAGTTGTGACTATTTATCGCAATGCCTGCATTGCGCGTATTGCGATGCACTCGGCAATAATATATGCATTAGTTGCCTTTCTGTCTATAGTGCTTTTGTGCATAGGAAATACTTGCAATATCGTCTTACTAAATGCTTTTACCTGCATTATTGTGTATGTTTCCGTGCTAATGATTGTAATAACATTCGGAGGACCAAAAGAGAACGAGGTTAAATGGCACTGACAGATGTACGAGCCTGTCTGAGCGGGAGAAAAGGTGCCATTCGTGTCAGGACTATTTTCCGTTCTCTACTACCGATCAAGTGGCTTGTACATTGGAAGACCCGCGTCAACCAAGCCATGACGGAGCAAGACGCCGATGCGATCCGACAAGGCGCCCCGACCCAATCAACCGCCCGCAGCTTTAGCTTTAACCTGAATTACCCCCAACCACGCAGCAAGCCGGAGAGGGCGACTTCTAAATACAAACAAAGAGTCCTGACACCTTAAATTGACCCCTCATAAAGACAACGAGGAAGATTTAACAAATCTAATGCACCATACACAGATGGATCGCCTGCATAGATATCACAGTAGTACATTTCCGATATATCTCCACAGTCAAGGCTCCGGCAATATTGCAAATTGCAGCAGCGCTCCAGAAAACGCACTTCACCGGAATACACTTTAAAATCAACACCGTCCTGGATCAGTGAACCGGTTCCATGCCTGACTCGAATACAACTGAACATCGAATCGCGGTCATCGGGAAACCGTCCTTCAAAATCATTTCCTTCCGCAAGTATTTCCGCCCTATCCAGAAGTACTTTTGCGATTCTTGACACTACAGTATCAACTTCTGACGTTGCAGGATCTCGCGTAATCCAGTACTCAATTTGAACCTGAAGTGGGGCTCGTACGACGCCCATGCCCTGGGAATCAAGTTCCTCGTGGAACATGGATTTATCCAGCTTCTCCTTCCAAATAAAACGACGAAATATATCACGATTGCTCTGTGTGCGATACACGCCAATGCCTCTCCAGTCTTCAGGTGACTCATAATATACTGACATAACATGCGACCCAGCATCCATGCCTGCCACGTCAGCAGATTTACCCGAAAAAATATAGTTTGGGCCTTTAGCAACTGACCGCATCATGGCCATGATATAGCGCCAACGAAATACTTCGTCCATTTCTGTACCGTTTTATCGTTTCACTAGAATATTGTCGTTATTGATGCCTGCGCACATAAATCAACACTGCTACTGGCTGACTTGCCACGAATCTGAGACGTCCTCAAGTCACTCCTTATGGATTGGCGGCGCCGTCGTCAATACGTCTTAACGCAGTCTCTAAAATTCTGGCGACGAGCAGAGCGAGAAGATGTTTCTCGAATTTGTTCTCTTGGCAATGTTTTCGTAGCCAAAAAACTCATGCCACACGTGTTAATTTGTCATATTCCCATGAACACCCATTAGCACCGAACTCATCGCGCTAATGCTGAAGGTCCGCTCTTTCAGGGCGGCTTGTACACAATGCCTGCTGGCTACCTCGCCAATGAGGCGTCAAGCCGCTCATAAACGATTCGACTTTCCGACGCTTCACGTAACCTTCATTCCTTCGGTTTTCCACCGTCATCATCGGGCGATATCCACCGGCAAGCGATCCTTCTCGCCTCTACATGACCAGTGGACTCTAGATTTCCGACTTCCACACCTGCCGGGAAAAGGCGCGACCCCGATCAGCATCTTCAGCGAACAGACTTTTGGGCATGATGACCAGGGAGGGCTTGCTCATCGGTTCTATCGCTTCGAGTTTGTTCCGGCCGTACCCCCAGCTATAAACCGCTCCGGCTAGCAGAAACTAGCCCACCAGGACACAGATCGAAGTTTCACGAAACTCCTCTCGCTTGCTGCCGCTTCGTTCTCTAAAGCTAAAGTAAAGGTCGGTCAAAGTTAACCCTAGTCCCGTCGAATCGATCGCTTCTTCTTCCGCTGAGGCGAACACCTTAACGATTCCCGCCAGCTTAGCATCGGCGATTTTGGCAAGCCGCGAGCGATCAGAACAGCGATTGAGCGTCGCGCAAACGCCTGGCACAACCGATCGTTTCTCGAAGCTAGTCCTGAAGCATCGACAATCTCGATGATGCTCGACAGGTCGTCCTCAAATAAACCCGCATGCTCACGCAGGTCATCAATTGCTGCTGAGTATGCCACACGGGTTCGAGCGAATAAGGGC
Protein-coding sequences here:
- a CDS encoding carbonic anhydrase, with product MCDSHSNSRRTFMRNTALAAGALGLSPLSSLSADTKPTSLVPDDILSELVAGNIRFASGKPTVEPRTPADFARDAQGQAPPAIVLGCADSRVPPEIVFDQPVGGLFTLRVAGNMIGSGPILLGSVEFAVAELGARVIVVMGHSSCGACRAAIDHIDNNETLPGAIEGMVDYIRPVVRQEQGKPGDKLVNVTKANALYNAKKLAKTGSIIPNFVDSGKVKIVGAYYNLSTGVVDFLDA
- a CDS encoding RraA family protein, whose translation is MSPEPSPADRPLSAEEFVQLKSWNTPTVYNGWEQITQRNPASEGFNLEETRDFMPHMGAMVGVAVTVVIEPSNPSHKANSPTAFSEYRRYMASVPGPKIVVVQDLDKPAYVGAFWGEVNSNIHRTLGCVGTITDGAIRDLDEMTGVGFKAIAKRLCVGHGFVHPVRWNCPVDVFGRRVNPGDLIHADKHGFLVVQPEEARQLVEAAKFMDDNEHATVIAAARNLTLGGKEEVLANIDAAAIEFGAIARSRFGKQGEF
- a CDS encoding fasciclin domain-containing protein, which codes for MLALAASSVHAADTKDIVDTAVSAGKFKTLVAAVTEADLVETLKSKGPFTVFAPTDEAFAALPDGTVETLLKPENKEKLVKILTYHVVPGKVMAKDAMKLKEAKTVEGSTIDIEVKDGNVMIDEAKVVKADIECSNGVIHVINKVIMP
- a CDS encoding sialidase family protein produces the protein MRWQSFWVGLLLVGLASLATAADPEFSVTIEHHFPCPSDAFWFQARATAIPQAGDENPSILLTMQPHGMKGTHNYAGIVSATSPDLGRTWDGPKSHDELEVRTPDQKDLASYLVVPVDATPQYHPQTGKVLLIGATFYVDPLTQKDIPGGQSDIFYAVYDPEDNAWSDWRTVAFPESFRWPYKRSGCAQWVVQPNGELLLPFYFGEHNNSIHYAAVARCKFDGTTLKYVEHGSQHKLDFGRGMSEPSLAKFEDTYYLTMRNDKAAYVSTSDDGLHFSEAEKWRFDDGQELGSYNTQQHFLARPGGLYLAYTRRGADNDDVMRHRAPIFLAKIDPTTHRILRQTEQIVVPKEGSAAMGNFGVCDITPQESWIVVAKRTTTPGEKNVIVSRIRWE
- a CDS encoding GNAT family N-acetyltransferase; the encoded protein is MSTVHILPVPFFSELANLAMGLRREVFVLEQNVPEEEEYDALDPTSQHYVAIYKGNVVATARVIHGDQATRISRFAVRKSQRGTGVGAKLMAFIMQHLSEAGHEKVFLNSQEDKIGFYAKHGFAAYGDVFYECEIPHRRMTNWGSA
- a CDS encoding class I SAM-dependent methyltransferase, with protein sequence MPEKDFAPIENDYAFFMAHATEAESDIVAYQRELADFLLDRTSIRMLDFGCGNGDFSAPLLNALNLPPEVLYLSLCEPVTHQLDQAAERVARFSHHSVETLEDVSSAKDQQFDLILSNHVLYYVQDLSQTIGEMRRTLQPEGKLAFAIANAENVIVAIWKAGFALINQPVPYYMSEDVQRVLAEQGFAVQKTEAKFQMRFPDSEENRMKILRFCFGHHLEGIPLPQLLGMFDPYQQDGTIVIDTYSDHLLAELKPEG